tctacttcaacttttaataatttttaaaaaatattttgaattatatcagtttttttttttcttttcgttatgttttctttttttttttgggggggactTAGGGCCACAAGAGTCTCTAGCCAATTCTCACTAACCACAAGGGCGAGGACCGCACACCCTCGGTTTGGCCGATGAGGACGActcaacccttgcctagccctCACCTGCCACAAtgagggcccacgagccctcaCATAGTGGCCAATGAGGAGGTCGTGGCCCTTGCCCCGAGCGAGATAAGCACCGCAACGCCCTCACCCAATGCCAACAAGGGTTGTCGGCCCTCggtcaaaaaaaagaaaaagaaaagtaaggtaaagtaaaataattaaaaaaaacccataaaaactataaaaataattaaaaaaaaatgaaaatatcatttaaaaatgtttaggtcTGTGCCAATCGTGCTATATAGGATGGTTAGTGTCTATGTCAGTAATTATCtatcaaaattgactggatgaACTTAACtgacaaaacttgaaaatatttagaactaaattagtataattgaaggtttatgattgaattcaCACAGacgtaatagatttataacatttttctaTAATTGTCCCGTATAAAAACAGTCACATTTAAAACACATTAAGTGCTATTGCACGGATTGCAATGCTGCTTCTCTCATGATTTCCCGAATAGTGACTAAGACCAAAATCACAGGCATGCTATTTAGATTTAGGAAATCAAGGCATATTTGGAAATGGATCGGGTTAACGAGCGCCGAAAGGCGCTTGCTAAAAACCAAAAGATGTAGAAAGAGCAACTGTCGATGcacattagaaaaattattcgatacttctttttgtttttgccgAACCAAGAGGACAAGGAGGGCGAGTAGTGGTGACTATACCCACTTGATGTTACCTTAAGAAAGTATCGCACCCATcacaaaatgttcaatttaggtGAGGACGAGCCTCTGGTACTCAACACTATAAAGGTACGCGACCCAGATTCGGGACACCACTGTAGTACTAGAAGCCCAAAGCCCATTCCCAAGCCAAGTTAGAAGACTAATCGACACGAGCAAGGTCACTAGATATGGGAATACAAGCGCGAGACCAACTTGAATACGAATCTCCTTTTAGGTTAACCTCTGTGTTCATATTATCTAATCACAAACTTGACCTTTCAGTTTGATCTCTGCGGTCATGCGACTCTAGCTGCTGCGCACACTCTCTTCACATCTGGGATGGTAGATTCTGACACCATCGAGTTTATGACATTATCCGGAATTCTGACTGCCAAAAGGGTTCCCGAAACGAAGTCATCCCACATTTTGAAGGTTCAAGATGGTGATTTGCCCGGGGTATGGATTGAATTGGATTTTCCTGTAGTCTCGATCGCTGAAGATGATGCCGAGCGGATTTCATGTGTCTCCAAAGTTCTCAATGGCACTTCCATTGTTGAAATCAAGAAGACAGCAAAGGGGGACCATTTCGTAATTCCTCAACTGTGACctgatcattttcttttccccataAATACTGTTTTGAGTACATTGAACCCCTTGCTTCCTCTTTGAGGCAATCGTTTTCATTCTGTTGATTCCAGGATTTGTACAGCAGCAGCTGGCATTGAGCTGATTTTCATTAGGAAGAGAGTATTTAATTCCTTCATTTCTACTTTCTTCTGCTTATTTTCGCAGATTGTTATCCCGTCGgggaaagaagttgaagaaattCAGCCCCAGTTTGAGGAGATACAGAGATGTCCTGGGAGGGGTATTATCATCACAGGATCAGCTCAGCCAGACTCGGGATTCGATTTTGTCAGTCGATTCTTTTACCCAAAACTTGGACTGAATGAGTTATTAAAGTTCATACCTTGGAAAGTTTCTTAAAGTATCAATCATAATTAGTTATTCAATTGTCCGATTCACTGGTCATATGTCGAAAGCTGTGTTCTATCAACCAATTTTATGCTCTTACCGCAAACCTCTGAATGAATGATCTACTTTCCAGGATCATGTATGTGGCAGTGCACATTGTGCTTTGGCACCTTATTGGAGTGAAAAGCTGGGGAAAAAGGATCTCGTTGCCTATgctgtaatctctctctctctctctctctctctctctctctctctctctctctccatccacATGCTTGTGCCCATGTCTCTGCCCTTGTGAATGCCCATGTGTTTTGCTTCTCTCGTCTCTCAAATGGTATGTAAATGAAtgattttcatcattttcacgTCTTGCAGGCATCGCCCAGAGGTGGAGTAGTGAAGGTGCACTTGGATGAGCAGAACCAGAGAGTGTCATTGCGCGGGAAAGCTGTAACTGTAATGAGGGGCTCTCTTCTTGTTTGAATTTCTAGCGcttcttcttgtttctgaacttaAAGCACGTGAAAATCACTACGTGAGAAGGAATTGAAATAAATGAGCTTATGTTGTGGGTTCGGTGGTACCGATGGAGTAATGTGAAATACATG
This genomic stretch from Eucalyptus grandis isolate ANBG69807.140 chromosome 3, ASM1654582v1, whole genome shotgun sequence harbors:
- the LOC104437463 gene encoding uncharacterized isomerase BH0283 isoform X1, whose translation is MAKKLVHYVVVDAFTETAFKGNPAAVCFLEEDEEKDVEWLQAVAREFNISVTCFLTKVAASGTEDSSPRFRLRWFSPVTEFDLCGHATLAAAHTLFTSGMVDSDTIEFMTLSGILTAKRVPETKSSHILKVQDGDLPGVWIELDFPVVSIAEDDAERISCVSKVLNGTSIVEIKKTAKGDHFIVIPSGKEVEEIQPQFEEIQRCPGRGIIITGSAQPDSGFDFVSRFFYPKLGLNEDHVCGSAHCALAPYWSEKLGKKDLVAYAASPRGGVVKVHLDEQNQRVSLRGKAVTVMRGSLLV